GGGGGCCCATGACGAAGCCGTAGCCGGCAAGGGTGCGGAAGCCCAGCCAGTACACCAGGCCGATGAGGACGAAGCTGAGGGCCAGGCTGAGGAGCACCTCGAGGGTGAGCCGGTGGGACTCCCAGGCGGTGATGGCATGGGCGCCGGTGGCCTGGAGGGGGAAGGCGCGCTCGGCCTGGGGCGCCAGCGCGGCCTCGACCGCCTTCAGGGTGGCGGCCTCGGGCAGAGGGCCCTCGGCCCCGCGGCCCAGCCAGGCCAGGGCGCGGGTGGTGGCCTTCACCTCCGTGGCCGGGAAGCCCGCCACCAGGGGCAGCAGGACGAAGCGGCCGTCCTTGGTCTCCAGGTAGCCCGTCCGCATGCGCAGGGTGAAGGCGCGGCCCAGGGCCTGGGCCCTGGCCATGCCCTCGCCGGTCTGGGGGGCCAGGTCCCGGAGCCCCAGGGGATCGAGGCGGGCCAGGGCCGCGGGGAGGGGCTCGGGCGAGGCCAGGGCGCGGGCCGTGGCCTGCAGGCGCCGCTGGACTTCCGCGGGCTCCTTCAGGGGGGCCAGCCGGTCCCCCAGCCAGGCGGGGGCCAGGGCGTAGAGGGTCTCCGTGGTGAGGCGGCTCACGGCCGCGTCGCCCTCGGTGATGGCGCCCACGGCCAAGAGTGCCGGCCAAGGGCTCAGGCCGCCGGGGCCGGGCACCGGCACGGGATCGGACAGGCGGCCCTCGGCGGCCAGGCCGTTGAGGGGCAGACCGCCCTTCGTGAGGAGCCGGTCCACCAGGCCCTCAGCCCAGGCGCGGCGGGCCTCCAGGTCGGCCTCGCTGCCCTCCGCCACCAGCCAGAGCAGCTCCTGCTGGCCGACGCCCGCCTCCAGGTTCGCCCGCACGGCGGGGTGTTCCGCCGGCAGCAGGCTCATGAGGTCCAGGGCCCGCTCCACGCGCAGGGTGCCCCAGCCCAGCACCAGGGAGAGGCCCGCCGTGAGGAGCCAGAGCCCCGGGGACCGGGACAGGTGCAGGCGGAGGAGGCCGCGGAGCAGAGCCTTCATCGCCTACCCGCGCTCCATGCGCTCGATCCAGGGCTTCAGGGCCGGCACCATCTCCACTCGCTCGGCGCCGCGCAGCCGCTCCAGGAGGCTGCCATCCTCCAGGCGGGCCAGGGGGTGGTTCTCGCGACGGTCCAGGGCCTCGGGGGGGCCCGCGGAGGTCAGGATGGTGGGCAGCTCCTCGCTGTAGCGGTGATCCAGCAGCTGGGCCAGGGCCGCGGCCACGCGGAGGTCCGAGTCCATGCGGTCCCAGTCGTCCAGCACCAGGAGGGGCGGATCCTGGAGGGGCTCCACCAGGTCGCGCACGCTCTGGAAGGCCTGGTTTTGGAAGCTGCGCACGTCGTAGTAGGCGTCCTTGATGGCCTGGCTGAGCGTCCGCACGGAGACGAACCGGCCGCCCTTGCCCGTGCGCTCGGTCCAGGCCCGCAGGGCTGCAGCAGCCAGGGTGCTCCGGCCGCTCTGGGCGGGGCCGTGGATCCACCACAGCTCCCAGCCGTGGCGGAACTTGTGCTTGCCGTTGGAGGCCCACTGGAAGAGGGAGTCAGCACCGGCGGGCCGGATGCCGTGCTCCGGGCGGCGCTTGAGGGCGGCGAGGAGCTTCACGAGATCGTCGCGGCCCTCCAGGTCGCCCACCTCGTCGACGGGCCTCGCCAGCAGGTCCTCCAGGTCCGCCACGCGGTCCAGGAGGGCGCGGGCGTGGCAGGCCTGGACGTTGTTCCACCACTTCCAGAAGCGGGCGAAGTCGGCTTCCCGGTAGCGGGCGGGCAGGCCGAGGGTTTCCGCGTCCGGGGCCACATCCGCCGTGCAGCCGCAGACCAGCACCGGCTTCTGGGGATCGGGATCGAAGATGAGTCCCTGGCCCTGGCAGCGGGGACAGTCAGGACGCCCTTTCATGGCCCGTCTCCGCCCCGCAGGAAGCCGCCCAGCACCTCGCGGCGGCGCTCGCGGATGCGGGAGAAGGCCCGCTCCTCCAGCTGGCGCACGCGCTCCCGGGAGATGGGCGGATCGAACTGCTTGCCGATCTGCTCGAGGGTCAGCGGCTCATGCCCGCCCAGACCGAAGTGGAGGGCGATGATCTTGCGCTCCTTCTCGCTGAGGGTCTGCAGGCTCGCCTCGATCTGTTCCAGGAACGCCTCCTGGTCCAGCGTGTGCATGGCGGAGGGCTCCACCTCCTGCTCCAGGCTGTCGCCCACGGTGAGGTCCGAGTCACCCAGGCCCTGTTCGGTGGAGACCGTGGAGGTGGTCTGCTGGAGCAGCTGGAGCCGCTCCACCTCCTCCACGGTGAGGTTCGCGGCGGTGGCGATCTCCTGCAGCATGGGCACCCGGCCCAGGGACTGGCTGAGCTTCTGGGTGACGCGGTTCAGCTGCACGAGGTGGCCCGCCACCTTCTGGGGCAGGCGGATCTTGTTCCCGTGTTCGGCCAGGGCGTGGAAGATGGCCTGCCGCACCCACCAGGAGGCGTAGGTGAGGAACTTGTTCTGTCGCTCGGGATCGAAGCGCTTGGCGGCCTCGATGAGGCCCAGGTTGCCCTCGCTGATGAGGTCCAGCAGATCGAGGCCCATGCCCTCGAACTTCCGCGCCTCCTTCACCACGAAGCGGAGGTTGCCCTCGACGAGCTTGCGGAGGCCTTCGGGGTTGCGGTCGTTCTGCCACAGGCGCCCGTTGATGCGCTCCTCCTCTGCCGTCAGCAGGGGCAGGTGGCGGATGGAGTCGAAGTACTTGTCGAGCGAACGCTCTTCGAGATGCCGGAGGGGCACGGATCACCTAGGGAGAAGGATCAGCATAGCAAGCGATCCGCGCCGCTTGCGAAGCCTCGTGTTCAGCTGCGCTTGCGCAACCCGTGCGAGGCGAGCTTCACGAGGCCCGTGCCGCTGACGGGCCGGGGCACGTCCTTGACGCCGGCGGCCTCCAGGGCCTGGGCCAGCCGCTCCAGGTCCTCCTGCATGCGGTTCAGGCGGTCCCGCAGGGTGAGGACCACCTCCACCCCGGCCAGGTTCACGCCGAGGTCGCGGGTGAGGTTGAGGATGAACTCCAGGCGCTCCAGGTCGTCATCGCTGTACAGGCGGGTCTTGCCCTCGGTGCGGCTGGGCGTGAGCAGGCCCTCGCGCTCGTAGAGGCGCAGGGTCTGGGGGTGCACGCCGTAGCGCATGGACACCACGCCGATCATGTAGGCGCCGAGTCTCGGGTCCTTAGCCATGGCTCGCACTCCGTTGCTTCCGCACGTCCGCGTCGTTCAGCTCCGCCAGCTCCCGCAGGAGCTCCTTGCTGCGCTCGTCCTGGATCTGGGGCGTCACCACGGCCACTTCCGCGATGAGGTCGCCCCGCTGGCTGCCCCTCGGGATGGGCATGCCCTGGCCCTTGAGCCGGAGCCGGGCCCCGGTCTGGGTGCCCGGGGGCACCTTGATGGTCTGCTGGCCCTCGGGGGTGGGCACGTCCACTTTCGCCCCCAGGGCGGCTTCCGAAAAACTGATGGGCAGCCGGACATAGAGGTTCGGCCCCTTGCGCTCGAAGCGCGCGTCCGCCTCCATGCTGATCTGCAGGTAGAGGTCGCCGGGCCCGCCACCGCGGCGGCCCGCCTCGCCCTTGCCCGCCACCCGCAGGCGCGCCCCGTCCTCCACGCCCGCGGGGATGGCGATGGTCACGGTCTCCTGCCGGGGATGCCGACCGGCGCCGCCACACTCGGGGCAAGCCGGGGCGCGCATCCCCCGGCCCTGGCAGTCGGGACAGGTGCGGCCGAAGGAGAGAAAGCCCGAGCCCCCGCCCACCTTGCCCTTGCCCCCGCAGGTGCGGCAGGGCTCCTGCTTCTTGGCGGCCTCGCCGGTGCCGCGGCAGGCCATGCAGGGCTCGGAGCGGTTCACGCGCAGGTTGAGCCGCGTGCCCTCGAAGGCCTCCCGGAAGCCCAGGCGCACGGTGTGGACCAGGTCCTCGCCGCGCTCGGGCCCGTGGCGCATGGGACGCCCGCCGAACCCCGCGAAGATGTCCTCGAAGGAGAAGCCCGCGTCCGGCTCGAAGCCCGGCGGGACCTGGGCCCCGGGGCCGCTGGGATCGCCGTAGGTGTCGTAGTTCTTCCGCTTCTCGGGGTCCGACAGGACATCATTGGCCTCGGCCAGCTTCTTGAACTCCGCCTCGGCCTTGGCGTCGCCCGGGTTCAGGTCCGGGTGGTGCTTTCGCGCCAGCTTCCGGTACGCCTTCTTGATGTCCTCCTCCGAGGCCGTCCGAGGCACGCCCAGGATCTTGTAGTAGTCGGGATGGGGCATGGGTTTAGTCTAAAGCACTCAGATTTGTCCAAGGCACAAAAATGGGGAGCCCGCGGGCTCCCCATTTTCGTGCCCAGGTTAGCTGACGACTTCGGCGTCGATCACATTGTCATCGCCCTTCTTGCCATCGCCCTGGGGCGCGCCGGGCGTGCCACCGCCATCCTGGGGCGGCTCCTGCTTGTAGAGGCTCTCCGCCAGCTTGTGGCTCTTGGCGGTGAGGGCCTCCAGGGCCTTCTTGATGCGGTCCTGGTCCAGGCTGGCCAGGGCGGCCTTGGCCTCGACGATGGCTTCCTCGGCCTCCTTCTTGTCGGCCTCGGGCAGCTTGTCGCCGTTCTCCTTCAGGAGCTTCTCCACCTGGTAGACCATCTGGTCGAGGTGGTTCTTCTCCTCCAGCAGGGCCTTGCGGGCCTCGTCATCAGCCTTGTGGGCCTCGGCGTCCTTCACCTTGGCGTCGATCTCCTCCTTGGAGAGGCCGGTGCTGCCCGTCAGCGTGATGCTGGCGTCCTTGCCCGTGCCCTTGTCCTTGGCGGTGACGTGGACGATGCCGTTGGCGTCGATGTCGAAGGTGACCTCGATCTGGGGCATGCCGCGCGGCGCGGGGGCGATGTTGCCGAGGTGGAACTGGCCCAGCAGCTTGTTGCCCTCCACCACGGGCCGCTCGCCCTGGAACACTTCGATGTCCACGCCGGGCTGGTTGTCCACGGCCGTGGTGTAGATCTCGCTGCGCTTGGTGGGGATGGTGGTGTTGCGGGGGATGATGACGCTCATCTGGCCGCCGTTGGCGTTGATGCCCAGGGACAGGGGCGTCACGTCCAGGAGCAGCACGCCCTTCACGTCGCCCGCCAGCACGCCCGCCTGCACGGCGGCGCCCAGGGCCACGACCTCGTCGGGGTTCACGCTGTGGTTGGGCTCCTTGCCGAAGATCGACTTCACCATCTCCAGCACCTTGGGGATGCGGGTGGAGCCGCCCACCATCACCACTTCGTTGATCTCGTGGTGGGCCAGCTTGGCATCCTTCACCGCGCTCTCGCAGGGGCCCTTGAGCTTCTGCAGGATGGGCTCGATCATCAGCTCGAACTTGGCGCGGGAGAGCGTCTGGTTCACATGCTTGGGGCCGCTGGCGTCGGCGGTGATGTAGGGCAGGCTGATGTCGGTCTGTGTCGTGCTGGAGAGCTCGATCTTGGCCTTCTCGGCCGCTTCCTTGAGGCGCTGCATGGCGTCGGCCTGCTTGCGGAGGTCGATGCCCTCGGCCTTCTGGAACTCGTCCGCCAGCCAGTCGATGATGGCCTGGTCGATGTTGTCGCCGCCCAGGTGGGTGTCGCCGTTGGTGGATTTCACCTCGACCACGCCCTCGGAGACTTCGAGGATGGAGATATCGAAGGTGCCACCGCCGAAGTCGAAGACGGCGATGGTGCCGTCCTTCTTCTTGTCGAGGCCGTAGGCCAGGGCCGCGGCCGTGGGCTCGTTGACGATGCGCTTCACATCCAGGCCCGCGATGGCGCCGGCGTCCTTGGTGGCCTGGCGCTGGGCGTCGTTGAAGTAGGCGGGCACGGTGATGACGGCCTCGGTGACCTTCTCGCCCAGGTAGGCCTCGGCGGCCTCCTTCATCTTGGTCAGCACCGCGGCGCTGATCTCCTCGGGGCTGAGGTGCTTGCCGTTCACCACCACGGCGCAGCCGCCCTTGTCGGCGCGCTCCACGGTGTAGGGAACGAGCTTCTGCTCCTTGTCGGAGTCGGCGAAGGGCAGGCCCATGAACCGCTTGATGGAGTAGATGGTGCTCTTGGGCTGGGCCACGGCCTGGCGCTTGGCCGGGGCGCCCACGAGGCGCTCGCTGGTCTTGGGGTTGAAGCCCACCACGGAAGGCGTGGTGTCCGCGCCCTCGGGGTTCGGGATCACCTTGGGCTGCCCGCCTTCCATGACGGCCACGCAGCTGTTGGTGGTGCCGAGGTCAATGCCGATGATCTTGCCCATGGGGTCGCTCCTTCTGAGGGTGGCTGCTGGGGGACAGGCCGGGCTGCGCCCACCCTGTCCCCCTAGGATAGAGGAAAGGAACCTTCCGTCAATACGATCTTCTAAAAACGACTCATATTTTCTTCTTGTTTGATGGTGTTGTCAAAATGGATATGCTGACAGCCATGACGCTTCGCCCCTGCCCCACCTGCCGCACCCCCACCTCCTGGGAGGGCAACCCCTTCAAGCCCTTCTGCTCGGAGCGCTGCCAGCTCCGGGATCTGGGGGCTTGGGCCAGCGAAAGCTACCGCATCCCGGAAAAGCCGCAGGAGGAGGACGGCGAGGGCTGGAGCGGCGAGGGCGAAGAGGGCTGATGCGGCCTCAGGCCTCAGCCCGGGCCCTGATGGCCTCCAGGCTGGCGGGCACCGGATGCAGGTCCTGGCTGCGCCCTGCATGCAGCACCTGACCCGGGACGTCATGGCCCACCAGCTCGGGCAGGCCCCGGGCGGCGGCCAGGAGTCGCGGCAGGTCCACGGCCACCGGAAC
This DNA window, taken from Geothrix edaphica, encodes the following:
- the dnaK gene encoding molecular chaperone DnaK, yielding MGKIIGIDLGTTNSCVAVMEGGQPKVIPNPEGADTTPSVVGFNPKTSERLVGAPAKRQAVAQPKSTIYSIKRFMGLPFADSDKEQKLVPYTVERADKGGCAVVVNGKHLSPEEISAAVLTKMKEAAEAYLGEKVTEAVITVPAYFNDAQRQATKDAGAIAGLDVKRIVNEPTAAALAYGLDKKKDGTIAVFDFGGGTFDISILEVSEGVVEVKSTNGDTHLGGDNIDQAIIDWLADEFQKAEGIDLRKQADAMQRLKEAAEKAKIELSSTTQTDISLPYITADASGPKHVNQTLSRAKFELMIEPILQKLKGPCESAVKDAKLAHHEINEVVMVGGSTRIPKVLEMVKSIFGKEPNHSVNPDEVVALGAAVQAGVLAGDVKGVLLLDVTPLSLGINANGGQMSVIIPRNTTIPTKRSEIYTTAVDNQPGVDIEVFQGERPVVEGNKLLGQFHLGNIAPAPRGMPQIEVTFDIDANGIVHVTAKDKGTGKDASITLTGSTGLSKEEIDAKVKDAEAHKADDEARKALLEEKNHLDQMVYQVEKLLKENGDKLPEADKKEAEEAIVEAKAALASLDQDRIKKALEALTAKSHKLAESLYKQEPPQDGGGTPGAPQGDGKKGDDNVIDAEVVS
- a CDS encoding sigma-70 family RNA polymerase sigma factor, whose protein sequence is MPLRHLEERSLDKYFDSIRHLPLLTAEEERINGRLWQNDRNPEGLRKLVEGNLRFVVKEARKFEGMGLDLLDLISEGNLGLIEAAKRFDPERQNKFLTYASWWVRQAIFHALAEHGNKIRLPQKVAGHLVQLNRVTQKLSQSLGRVPMLQEIATAANLTVEEVERLQLLQQTTSTVSTEQGLGDSDLTVGDSLEQEVEPSAMHTLDQEAFLEQIEASLQTLSEKERKIIALHFGLGGHEPLTLEQIGKQFDPPISRERVRQLEERAFSRIRERRREVLGGFLRGGDGP
- a CDS encoding MerR family transcriptional regulator, which translates into the protein MAKDPRLGAYMIGVVSMRYGVHPQTLRLYEREGLLTPSRTEGKTRLYSDDDLERLEFILNLTRDLGVNLAGVEVVLTLRDRLNRMQEDLERLAQALEAAGVKDVPRPVSGTGLVKLASHGLRKRS
- a CDS encoding DNA gyrase inhibitor YacG translates to MTLRPCPTCRTPTSWEGNPFKPFCSERCQLRDLGAWASESYRIPEKPQEEDGEGWSGEGEEG
- a CDS encoding J domain-containing protein, whose translation is MPHPDYYKILGVPRTASEEDIKKAYRKLARKHHPDLNPGDAKAEAEFKKLAEANDVLSDPEKRKNYDTYGDPSGPGAQVPPGFEPDAGFSFEDIFAGFGGRPMRHGPERGEDLVHTVRLGFREAFEGTRLNLRVNRSEPCMACRGTGEAAKKQEPCRTCGGKGKVGGGSGFLSFGRTCPDCQGRGMRAPACPECGGAGRHPRQETVTIAIPAGVEDGARLRVAGKGEAGRRGGGPGDLYLQISMEADARFERKGPNLYVRLPISFSEAALGAKVDVPTPEGQQTIKVPPGTQTGARLRLKGQGMPIPRGSQRGDLIAEVAVVTPQIQDERSKELLRELAELNDADVRKQRSASHG